From Blastochloris viridis, one genomic window encodes:
- the thrB gene encoding homoserine kinase, producing the protein MAVYTDVGTDELSAFLDLYDLGQLLSCKGIAEGVENTNYLIHTTAGYFILTLYEKRVDPDDLPFFIALMEHLADRGLTCPLPVKTKGGTALGTLAGRPAAIVTFLDGMSVRRPSAEHCGEVGAALARLHLAGADFAMTRANALSVAGWRPLAKRAGYRTDTVAPGLGALIAEELAVAETSWPSGLPAGVIHADLFPDNVFFLGNRLSGLIDFYFACTDTLAYDIAVGLNAWCFEPDASFNVTKGRALLQRYEAVRPLSAAERDALPLLCRGAALRFLLTRLVDWLNVPAGALVRPKDPIEYLKKLRFHRYASSARDYGLAA; encoded by the coding sequence ATGGCTGTCTATACCGACGTCGGAACCGACGAGCTTTCGGCGTTCCTCGACCTCTACGACCTGGGCCAGTTGTTGTCCTGCAAGGGCATCGCCGAGGGCGTGGAGAACACCAACTACCTGATCCACACCACCGCCGGCTATTTCATCCTGACGCTGTACGAGAAGCGGGTCGACCCGGACGATCTGCCGTTCTTCATCGCCTTGATGGAGCACCTGGCCGACCGCGGCCTGACGTGCCCGCTGCCGGTGAAGACCAAGGGCGGCACCGCGCTCGGCACCCTGGCCGGCCGCCCCGCCGCCATCGTCACTTTTCTTGACGGCATGTCGGTGCGCCGGCCCAGCGCCGAGCATTGCGGCGAGGTCGGCGCGGCGCTGGCCCGGCTCCACCTCGCCGGCGCCGATTTCGCGATGACGCGCGCCAACGCGCTGTCGGTGGCGGGCTGGCGTCCGCTGGCCAAGCGCGCCGGCTACCGCACCGACACCGTGGCGCCGGGGCTGGGCGCGCTGATCGCCGAGGAACTGGCGGTCGCCGAAACCAGCTGGCCGAGCGGCCTGCCGGCCGGCGTCATCCACGCCGACCTCTTCCCCGACAATGTGTTCTTCCTCGGCAACCGATTGTCCGGCCTGATCGACTTCTATTTCGCCTGCACCGACACCCTGGCCTACGACATTGCGGTGGGCCTCAACGCCTGGTGCTTCGAGCCCGACGCCTCGTTCAACGTCACCAAGGGCCGCGCCTTGCTGCAACGCTACGAGGCGGTGCGGCCGCTGTCGGCGGCGGAACGCGACGCGCTGCCGCTGCTCTGCCGCGGCGCGGCGCTGCGCTTTCTGCTGACCCGCCTGGTCGACTGGCTGAACGTGCCGGCCGGCGCGCTGGTCAGGCCCAAGGAT